A single Candidatus Omnitrophota bacterium DNA region contains:
- the lysS gene encoding lysine--tRNA ligase: MGKDKLMIERLNKLKAITRAGINPYGQRYERSHRINEAGDLFKEGLKVNLAGRVIALRSHGKTKFFNIEDQTGKIQAYININEIGTKKFNFFNNIDMGDFVGIEGTLFKTRTGEITVNVSQLTVLSKAIRPLPEKWHGLKDVETRYRQRYLDLVVNKDVKKVFLIRSQIISEVRNFLNQRQYLEVETPMMQHIPGGASGKPFKTHHNVLDVDLYLRIAPELYLKRLIVGGFEKIYEVNKSFRNEGISTRHNPEFTMLEVYQAYADYQDMMDLTRDLITFVAKKVLGKVKFDFQGTTIDLSNWKKKSFAELMKEKFDIGPEENVKQLTGKLAKRGVDIKAGVVSRTQILKTIAELIEPQTKGAPTFIVDLFTELCPLAKKKPDNPLLTERFELFIAGLEVANAYSELNDPIEQRQRFEQQRGVEDAAGEIDKDFLRALEYGMPPTGGLGIGIDRLVMLLTNSASIRDVILFPQLKPEKLLNC; this comes from the coding sequence ATGGGAAAAGACAAATTGATGATCGAACGGCTTAATAAGCTGAAAGCAATAACCCGGGCCGGGATTAATCCTTATGGCCAGAGGTATGAAAGGTCGCACCGGATAAATGAGGCCGGCGACCTGTTCAAAGAAGGGCTAAAAGTAAATCTTGCTGGCCGGGTAATAGCGCTGAGAAGCCATGGTAAGACCAAGTTTTTTAATATCGAGGACCAGACAGGGAAAATCCAGGCCTATATTAATATCAATGAAATAGGAACGAAGAAGTTTAATTTTTTTAATAATATAGATATGGGGGATTTTGTCGGTATTGAAGGCACACTTTTTAAAACCAGAACCGGTGAAATAACCGTGAATGTCAGCCAGCTTACTGTGCTTAGCAAAGCCATCAGGCCTTTACCTGAAAAGTGGCATGGGTTAAAAGATGTAGAAACCAGGTATCGTCAGCGCTATTTGGACCTGGTGGTAAATAAAGATGTAAAAAAGGTTTTTTTAATCCGCAGCCAGATAATAAGTGAGGTTAGAAATTTTCTTAATCAGCGTCAGTACCTGGAGGTCGAGACTCCAATGATGCAGCATATTCCCGGCGGGGCCAGCGGCAAGCCTTTCAAGACTCACCATAATGTCTTGGATGTCGATCTCTATCTCAGGATAGCGCCGGAGTTATATTTAAAAAGATTGATCGTAGGCGGATTTGAAAAAATTTACGAAGTCAATAAGTCATTTCGTAATGAAGGAATTTCTACCAGGCATAATCCGGAGTTTACCATGCTCGAGGTTTATCAGGCCTATGCCGATTATCAAGACATGATGGACCTGACCCGGGACTTGATTACTTTTGTAGCTAAAAAGGTATTAGGGAAAGTAAAATTTGATTTTCAGGGCACAACCATAGACCTGTCTAATTGGAAAAAGAAATCTTTTGCGGAATTAATGAAAGAAAAATTTGATATAGGACCCGAGGAAAACGTTAAGCAATTAACCGGCAAGCTGGCAAAGCGCGGAGTTGATATTAAAGCCGGGGTTGTCAGCAGGACTCAGATCTTAAAGACAATAGCTGAACTTATTGAGCCCCAGACAAAAGGTGCGCCGACATTTATTGTCGATTTATTTACCGAACTTTGTCCTTTGGCCAAAAAAAAACCGGATAATCCCCTGCTTACAGAGCGGTTTGAGTTGTTTATTGCCGGGCTTGAGGTAGCTAATGCCTATTCAGAGTTAAACGATCCTATTGAACAGAGGCAGAGATTTGAGCAGCAGCGGGGCGTTGAGGACGCTGCCGGAGAAATAGATAAAGATTTTTTGAGGGCGTTAGAATATGGAATGCCTCCTACCGGAGGCCTGGGGATAGGGATTGATAGGTTGGTCATGCTGCTTACAAATTCAGCGTCAATCAGAGATGTTATTCTGTTCCCGCAACTAAAACCGGAAAAATTGCTAAACTGCTAA
- a CDS encoding lipoprotein-releasing ABC transporter permease subunit has protein sequence MRCELFIGWRYFLAKRREAFISLVSLISILGVGIGVAALITVLAVMTGFGNEITRKIIGINSHLIVENPGGIDNPGEVISRAEKVKHVLAASPFITGQVMIQANGSSIGAAVRGINPQKERRVSKITDYLVKGKLDFGNKTGIIVGKELAARLNLGIEDTCLVISPVGGKKYELTVQAVFDSGMYEYDSFLAFISLPKARQLFGIPGLISGVGVKIDDIHRTDKVKRTLQQELGFPYWVSSWKDLNRNLFSALKLEKRVMFIILVLIILVAAFNIASTLIMVVMEKTKDIGILKSLGLNSRGIMAIFSFEGLMVGLLGTTIGLAGGLILTRSLNKIMGFLETVIGIDVFPASVYYFDRIPISINAGDIAVIALSAIVISLLASVYPSWQAARLDVIEALRYE, from the coding sequence ATGCGCTGTGAGCTATTTATCGGCTGGAGGTATTTTTTAGCCAAGAGGAGAGAGGCTTTTATTTCTCTGGTCAGCCTGATATCTATTCTTGGGGTAGGAATAGGGGTTGCTGCGCTGATTACGGTATTGGCTGTTATGACCGGATTCGGCAACGAGATAACCAGAAAAATTATCGGCATTAACTCCCATTTGATCGTAGAAAATCCGGGAGGCATAGATAATCCGGGAGAGGTCATATCCAGGGCCGAAAAAGTAAAGCATGTATTGGCTGCTTCGCCGTTTATCACCGGCCAGGTGATGATCCAGGCTAATGGCAGTTCTATTGGTGCAGCGGTAAGGGGGATAAATCCTCAAAAAGAAAGAAGAGTCAGCAAAATAACCGATTACCTGGTAAAAGGTAAGTTAGATTTTGGAAACAAAACAGGTATAATAGTAGGTAAAGAACTAGCGGCTAGGCTGAACCTGGGCATTGAAGATACCTGCTTGGTCATTTCTCCGGTAGGAGGCAAAAAATACGAGCTCACGGTCCAGGCTGTATTTGATTCCGGAATGTATGAATATGATTCTTTTCTGGCTTTTATTTCTCTCCCAAAGGCCCGGCAGCTTTTCGGCATTCCCGGCTTAATAAGCGGAGTGGGAGTGAAGATAGACGATATTCACCGGACAGATAAAGTAAAAAGAACGCTTCAACAAGAGCTTGGTTTTCCATACTGGGTAAGTTCATGGAAGGATCTGAACAGAAACCTGTTTAGCGCTTTAAAATTAGAGAAAAGGGTAATGTTTATAATCCTGGTTTTGATTATTCTGGTAGCTGCCTTTAATATAGCCAGCACTCTGATCATGGTAGTGATGGAGAAGACCAAAGATATAGGCATTTTGAAATCTTTAGGCTTGAACTCCCGGGGGATAATGGCTATATTCAGCTTTGAAGGATTAATGGTCGGGTTGCTGGGGACAACCATTGGGTTGGCCGGCGGGTTGATTTTAACCAGATCGTTAAATAAAATTATGGGTTTTTTAGAAACAGTGATCGGGATAGATGTATTTCCAGCCAGCGTTTATTATTTTGACAGGATACCAATCAGCATAAATGCAGGCGATATTGCAGTAATAGCGCTGAGCGCTATAGTCATTAGCCTGCTGGCCAGTGTTTATCCTTCCTGGCAGGCAGCCAGGCTTGACGTGATAGAGGCGTTGAGATATGAATAA
- a CDS encoding ABC transporter ATP-binding protein: MNNVVVFAQNLHKSYHNGTRRLDVLKGINLTIEKGGLQVIVGPSGAGKSTLLHILGGLDRPASGSVFLNNTEIYKVSDSQRARLRNEQIGFIFQFYHLLSEFTALENVMLPGLIKLSGPKGKKSKVREKAADLLKLIGLEHRVTHKPCQLSGGEQQRVAIARALINDPDVVFCDEPTGNLDSENGGMIYDLIRRLNRDKGQTFIVVTHQGEIARNAGKVYKMKDGQLWEDLWV, from the coding sequence ATGAATAACGTCGTGGTCTTTGCTCAAAATCTTCACAAGAGCTATCACAACGGAACACGCAGGCTTGATGTTTTAAAAGGAATAAACTTAACCATAGAAAAAGGAGGCCTTCAGGTTATCGTCGGGCCTTCCGGAGCAGGGAAGTCCACATTACTACACATTTTAGGAGGACTGGACAGGCCTGCTTCAGGCAGTGTTTTTTTAAACAATACTGAAATTTACAAGGTCAGCGATTCTCAAAGAGCCAGGCTTAGAAACGAACAAATAGGATTCATATTTCAATTTTACCATTTACTCAGTGAATTTACCGCCCTGGAGAATGTGATGTTACCGGGCTTGATAAAATTAAGCGGTCCAAAGGGTAAAAAGTCAAAAGTCAGAGAAAAGGCCGCTGATTTGTTAAAACTGATCGGTTTGGAACACAGGGTAACTCATAAGCCCTGCCAGCTTTCCGGCGGAGAACAGCAGCGGGTAGCAATTGCCCGGGCGTTGATTAATGATCCTGATGTAGTTTTCTGTGATGAGCCGACTGGAAATTTAGATTCTGAAAATGGAGGTATGATCTACGATCTAATCAGGCGCTTAAATAGAGACAAAGGACAGACGTTTATTGTAGTTACCCATCAAGGAGAGATAGCCAGGAACGCAGGCAAGGTTTATAAGATGAAAGACGGACAATTGTGGGAGGATTTATGGGTTTAA
- the ilvE gene encoding branched-chain-amino-acid transaminase has protein sequence MGLKVYINGKLTDKKQAKISVFDHGLLYGDGVFEGIRSYNRLIFKLKEHIDRLFDSSKSIMLKIPLTKQEMIKAVINTLRTNKLSDAYIRIVVTRGEGDLGLDPRKCKGRETVIIITDKVTLYPEKLYKKGLKIVTVPTVRNLPEAVNPQIKSLNYLNNILAKIEAINCGYQEAIMLDSMGYVAECTGDNIFIVEKDELFTPPQCMGTLRGVTRDSVLGIANRFNIPNHEHVLTRHELYISDEAFLTGTAAEIIPVVEIDGRVIGKGKPGKLTARLIKEFRKLTETEGVKY, from the coding sequence ATGGGTTTAAAAGTTTATATCAATGGCAAATTGACCGATAAAAAGCAGGCTAAGATATCGGTCTTTGACCACGGCCTGCTATATGGTGACGGTGTATTTGAAGGAATCAGGTCCTATAACCGGCTGATTTTTAAGTTAAAAGAGCATATTGACAGGCTTTTTGATTCCAGCAAGAGCATAATGTTAAAAATCCCTTTAACAAAGCAAGAGATGATAAAGGCGGTAATTAATACGCTGAGAACAAATAAGTTGAGCGATGCCTATATCCGGATAGTGGTTACCCGGGGAGAAGGCGATTTGGGATTAGACCCCCGTAAGTGCAAAGGCCGTGAAACAGTGATCATTATAACTGATAAAGTTACTCTTTATCCTGAGAAGCTCTATAAAAAAGGGCTAAAGATCGTAACCGTGCCTACGGTACGTAATCTTCCCGAAGCGGTTAATCCCCAGATTAAGTCGTTAAACTACTTAAATAATATTCTGGCAAAGATCGAAGCGATAAATTGTGGTTATCAGGAAGCGATAATGCTTGATTCTATGGGTTATGTAGCTGAATGCACCGGCGATAACATTTTTATTGTAGAAAAAGATGAGCTTTTTACTCCGCCCCAGTGCATGGGCACTTTGCGGGGGGTTACCCGGGATAGTGTGTTAGGAATAGCCAATAGATTTAATATCCCGAACCATGAGCATGTTCTGACCAGGCACGAACTGTATATTTCCGATGAGGCTTTTTTGACCGGGACTGCGGCTGAAATTATTCCGGTGGTTGAAATAGACGGCCGGGTTATCGGAAAAGGAAAACCGGGTAAGCTAACCGCAAGATTAATAAAAGAGTTCAGAAAGTTGACTGAAACCGAAGGGGTAAAATACTAA
- a CDS encoding UvrB/UvrC motif-containing protein yields the protein MLCDICGKKEASVHITEIIDNKMTELHLCEECAHKKEASIEHPFSLADLLGGLTDLDAILEPTKVAQKKCPGCGLGYSDFKKMGRFGCSQCYQTFKEALEPLLKRIHGSNHHLGKFPVKRVKKAKAQLELDNLRAELQKAIQLEEYEEAIKLRDQIRDLEKGRKNKR from the coding sequence ATGCTGTGTGACATATGCGGCAAGAAAGAGGCAAGTGTTCACATTACAGAGATAATAGACAATAAGATGACCGAGCTTCATCTTTGCGAAGAGTGCGCGCATAAAAAAGAAGCATCTATAGAACATCCTTTTTCTTTGGCAGATCTCCTGGGAGGATTGACCGACCTGGATGCTATCCTTGAACCGACAAAAGTGGCTCAAAAAAAATGCCCCGGTTGCGGTTTGGGTTACAGTGATTTTAAAAAAATGGGCCGGTTTGGCTGCAGCCAGTGTTATCAAACCTTTAAAGAGGCACTGGAACCTCTTTTAAAAAGGATCCACGGCTCTAACCACCATCTTGGCAAATTTCCTGTAAAACGGGTCAAAAAAGCCAAAGCTCAACTTGAACTTGATAATTTACGCGCAGAGTTACAGAAGGCCATTCAACTTGAAGAATACGAAGAAGCAATAAAACTGCGTGACCAAATTAGGGATTTGGAAAAAGGGAGAAAAAACAAACGGTGA
- a CDS encoding protein arginine kinase: protein MKLDDLLYQNSEWLRGTGPRSGIVMSSRIRLARNVDGLPFSHWADKKKEEEILSLIEPAVRSSRYLKKMLFLRLDKLSDMDKQFLLERHLVSREHAEGKNHKAVVISKQEVVSIMVNEEDHLRIQVLQSGFNLLEAWRLTAKIDRELETKLNFAFDHRWGYLTACPTNVGTGLRASVMLHLPALVMTKQINKVLQALDKLSVAARGLYGEGTEASGNLFQFSNQITLGHSEEELLDNVERVVRQIVAYENEARRTVMSRNKERVSDRIWRSYGTLKSAHLISSSETIGLLSMIRLGVDIGLLKSLDKAQVNRLFILSQPAHLQKIEGKVLTPMQRDIKRADLLRRELGEK from the coding sequence GTGAAATTAGATGACCTGCTTTATCAAAATAGCGAATGGTTAAGAGGAACAGGCCCCCGGTCCGGCATAGTGATGAGTTCGCGAATAAGGCTTGCCAGGAATGTGGATGGCCTGCCGTTTTCTCACTGGGCGGATAAAAAGAAAGAGGAAGAAATATTGTCTTTGATCGAACCAGCTGTCCGTTCCTCAAGGTATTTAAAAAAGATGCTTTTTTTAAGGTTAGATAAGCTATCGGACATGGATAAGCAATTTCTTTTGGAACGGCATCTTGTCAGCCGTGAACATGCCGAAGGTAAAAATCATAAAGCGGTAGTTATCAGCAAACAAGAGGTGGTAAGTATTATGGTCAACGAGGAAGATCACTTGCGCATCCAGGTTTTACAATCCGGGTTTAATTTATTAGAAGCTTGGAGATTGACAGCCAAAATAGACCGGGAACTGGAGACGAAGCTTAATTTCGCTTTTGACCACAGATGGGGCTACCTTACTGCTTGTCCGACTAATGTAGGCACGGGCCTTAGGGCTTCGGTAATGCTCCACCTGCCTGCGCTGGTAATGACTAAACAAATAAACAAGGTCCTGCAGGCCCTGGATAAATTGAGCGTAGCTGCCCGGGGGTTGTATGGAGAAGGCACAGAAGCATCCGGAAACCTGTTTCAGTTTTCAAATCAGATTACCCTTGGCCACAGCGAAGAAGAACTGCTTGATAACGTAGAGCGGGTTGTAAGACAAATCGTGGCTTATGAGAATGAAGCGCGTAGAACAGTTATGAGCCGGAATAAAGAAAGGGTTTCCGACCGTATCTGGCGTTCCTATGGCACGCTAAAAAGCGCCCATCTTATTTCCAGCTCTGAGACCATCGGGTTGTTGTCAATGATCAGGCTGGGCGTAGATATAGGTTTGCTGAAGAGTCTGGACAAGGCCCAAGTGAACAGGCTTTTTATTCTTTCCCAGCCAGCTCATTTGCAAAAGATAGAAGGAAAGGTTTTGACACCGATGCAGAGAGATATTAAAAGGGCGGATTTACTCAGGAGAGAGTTAGGAGAAAAATAG
- a CDS encoding ATP-dependent Clp protease ATP-binding subunit has translation MFNRFTERARKIIILAKEEARRFNHDYIGTEHILLGLIKEGEGVAAAVLQNLGLNLQTLRLGVEKLVQPGPSTIVSGDIPFTPKAKRALELAMDEARRLGHNYIGTEHLLLGLIKEGEGVASHILLNQGLDLDKVRQEIMRLLGSATPKANMAAPGGPAETKTKTPVLDVFGRDLTKLAQEGKLDPVIGRAEEIERITQILSRRKKNNPVLLGEAGVGKTAIVEGLAEKIMSGNVPEVLREKRLIILDLALMVAGTKYRGQFEERIKAAMDEIRQNENIIIFIDELHTLVGAGGAEGAIDASNILKPALSRGEIQCIGATTLNEYRKHIEKDAALERRFQIITVNPPIVEETIEILKGLRDKYEAHHRVKITDKALEAAARLSDRYISGRHLPDKAIDLIDEAGAKARLSVTTAPSDLKKLEKDIQEAGKEKEAAVKAQDFEKAASLRDKERKAKEQLSKAKKNWKESKIEMEIEVTESDIAEIVAKWTGVPITTLKEKESKRLLKMEEEIHKRVVGQNEAVSAIARAVRRSRAGLKDAKRPIGSFVFMGPTGVGKTLLARSLAKFMFGNEDAIVQLDMSEYMEKFNISRLVGAPPGYVGYEEGGQLTEKIRRRPYSVILLDEIEKAHPDVFNILLQVLEDGRLTDSFGRKVDFRSTIIIMTSNLGAEMLKKQGALGFSPQKEEVTYKAMKEKLVDEAKRVFRPEFLNRIDDTIVFHQLTKKDLNEIVNIELEDVKERLSEQSVSIELSLQAKDFLVEKGFNPVLGARPLRRVIQNFIEDPLSEQMLKGGLKKSGVIKVLLEKDHLTFK, from the coding sequence ATGTTTAATAGATTTACAGAACGGGCCAGAAAAATTATTATTTTGGCCAAGGAAGAAGCGAGACGCTTCAATCACGATTATATCGGCACTGAACATATTTTGTTAGGGCTGATTAAAGAAGGTGAAGGTGTAGCTGCGGCAGTGCTGCAGAATTTGGGCCTGAACCTGCAGACTCTTCGGTTGGGAGTGGAAAAGTTAGTTCAACCCGGCCCCAGCACCATAGTTTCCGGAGATATCCCTTTTACCCCAAAGGCAAAGAGGGCCCTAGAATTGGCTATGGATGAGGCAAGGAGACTGGGCCATAATTATATTGGAACAGAACATCTCTTGTTAGGGCTGATTAAAGAAGGTGAAGGTGTGGCCAGCCATATCCTGCTTAATCAAGGGCTTGATTTAGATAAGGTGCGTCAGGAAATAATGAGGCTTCTAGGCTCGGCTACTCCCAAGGCGAATATGGCTGCTCCCGGCGGGCCGGCTGAGACAAAAACCAAAACACCGGTCCTGGATGTTTTTGGAAGAGATCTGACAAAATTGGCTCAAGAGGGAAAGCTGGATCCGGTTATTGGCAGAGCCGAAGAGATCGAAAGGATAACTCAGATCCTGAGCAGAAGAAAAAAGAATAATCCTGTGCTTTTGGGAGAGGCGGGTGTTGGCAAGACAGCGATTGTTGAGGGCTTGGCTGAAAAGATAATGTCCGGTAATGTTCCTGAGGTGTTGAGGGAGAAAAGATTAATTATCCTGGATCTGGCTTTAATGGTGGCCGGAACAAAATATCGCGGGCAGTTTGAAGAAAGAATTAAAGCAGCTATGGATGAGATAAGACAGAACGAAAATATCATTATTTTTATTGATGAACTTCACACTTTAGTAGGTGCCGGTGGCGCTGAAGGCGCTATCGATGCCTCTAATATATTAAAGCCGGCCCTGTCCAGAGGCGAAATACAGTGTATTGGAGCGACTACTTTAAACGAATACCGTAAACATATTGAAAAGGACGCTGCCCTGGAAAGAAGGTTTCAGATTATCACGGTTAACCCGCCGATAGTCGAGGAGACTATAGAAATTTTAAAAGGCCTGCGGGATAAATATGAAGCTCATCATCGGGTTAAGATAACTGACAAAGCCTTAGAGGCAGCGGCCAGGTTGTCGGACCGTTATATTAGCGGAAGGCATCTTCCCGATAAGGCGATAGATTTAATAGATGAGGCAGGGGCTAAAGCCAGGCTTTCGGTTACAACTGCTCCCTCGGACCTGAAGAAATTAGAGAAGGATATCCAGGAAGCCGGAAAAGAAAAAGAAGCAGCGGTTAAGGCCCAGGATTTTGAAAAGGCAGCCAGTCTGCGCGACAAAGAAAGAAAAGCAAAGGAGCAGTTAAGCAAGGCGAAAAAAAATTGGAAAGAAAGCAAGATAGAAATGGAAATCGAGGTCACGGAATCCGATATAGCCGAGATCGTTGCTAAATGGACAGGTGTTCCAATAACCACCCTTAAGGAAAAAGAAAGCAAGAGGTTGCTTAAGATGGAAGAAGAAATTCATAAAAGGGTTGTGGGCCAGAATGAGGCTGTCAGCGCCATTGCCCGGGCAGTCAGACGTTCTCGCGCCGGGTTGAAGGATGCAAAACGGCCTATCGGAAGTTTTGTTTTTATGGGGCCTACCGGCGTAGGAAAGACACTTTTAGCCCGGTCCCTGGCTAAATTTATGTTCGGCAATGAAGATGCCATAGTACAGTTGGATATGTCGGAATATATGGAGAAATTTAATATTTCCAGGCTGGTGGGTGCTCCACCGGGTTATGTGGGTTATGAAGAAGGAGGACAACTTACTGAAAAGATAAGAAGAAGGCCTTATTCGGTGATATTGCTTGATGAGATAGAGAAGGCACATCCGGATGTATTTAATATTCTTCTCCAGGTACTGGAAGACGGCAGGCTTACCGACAGTTTTGGCCGAAAAGTTGATTTTAGAAGTACCATCATAATAATGACCTCTAATCTCGGAGCAGAGATGTTAAAAAAACAGGGGGCATTAGGATTTTCTCCGCAAAAAGAAGAAGTTACCTATAAGGCCATGAAGGAGAAATTAGTAGATGAGGCTAAAAGGGTTTTTCGACCGGAATTTTTAAACAGAATAGACGACACGATAGTCTTTCACCAGCTTACCAAAAAAGATCTGAACGAAATAGTGAATATAGAATTAGAGGATGTTAAGGAGCGTTTAAGCGAACAGTCGGTTTCAATAGAGCTGAGCCTTCAAGCCAAAGATTTTTTAGTTGAAAAAGGGTTTAATCCTGTTCTCGGCGCCAGGCCGTTAAGGAGGGTTATTCAGAATTTTATTGAAGACCCTCTGTCTGAACAGATGCTGAAAGGCGGACTTAAAAAGAGCGGCGTGATAAAGGTTTTGCTCGAAAAAGACCACTTGACATTTAAATAA
- a CDS encoding ABC transporter permease: protein MIKKYWHKVLLFIGSVGGLTFLCYRAIYWAFIPPLRKKEIVDQMSKIGVMSLPIVSLTAMFTGMVLALQSVYSLRQFQAQMYVSGLVAVSMARELGPVLTALAVAGRVGASITAELGTMKVTEQIDALQTLATNPTKYLVTPRLLAGLIMLPVLTLYADIVGMAGGYIVSVMKLGINSRMYINMTWDTLIFKDVYTGLIKSVFFGIIITIVGCYQGFNTSGGAEGVGRATTTSVVTSFIMIIAADCLFTALFYFVF from the coding sequence ATGATAAAAAAATACTGGCATAAAGTCTTACTTTTTATTGGTTCTGTGGGCGGCCTGACTTTTTTATGTTATCGGGCGATATACTGGGCGTTTATCCCGCCGTTAAGAAAAAAAGAAATTGTTGACCAGATGAGCAAAATAGGGGTTATGAGCCTGCCGATCGTTTCTTTAACCGCTATGTTTACCGGTATGGTCCTGGCTTTACAGTCTGTCTATTCCCTGCGCCAGTTTCAGGCGCAGATGTATGTTTCCGGGTTGGTGGCCGTGTCTATGGCTAGAGAGTTAGGCCCGGTCCTTACTGCCCTGGCTGTTGCCGGCAGGGTAGGCGCTTCGATCACGGCCGAATTAGGCACCATGAAGGTTACTGAACAGATCGATGCCCTCCAGACATTAGCTACTAATCCTACCAAGTACCTGGTTACGCCCAGACTGCTGGCCGGCCTGATAATGCTGCCGGTCCTTACTCTCTATGCCGATATTGTCGGGATGGCCGGGGGGTATATAGTAAGCGTAATGAAATTGGGAATTAATTCTCGTATGTATATTAATATGACCTGGGATACGCTGATTTTTAAAGACGTATATACAGGATTGATAAAGTCGGTGTTTTTCGGGATTATCATTACAATTGTAGGCTGTTATCAAGGTTTTAATACCAGCGGAGGAGCTGAAGGCGTGGGCCGGGCTACTACCACCTCGGTAGTTACCTCGTTCATTATGATTATCGCGGCAGACTGTTTGTTCACAGCGCTGTTTTATTTTGTATTTTAA
- a CDS encoding ABC transporter ATP-binding protein: protein MIEIKNLTKSLQGHKVLDRLNLTVQTGETMVIIGRSGVGKSVLLKHIIGILKPDSGQILIDGQDITTLEGRELNKIRLKFGMLFQGAALFDSLTVGENVGFPLVEHTLQGEEKINERIKQSLELVGLVGIEDLKPAELSGGMKKRVGLARAISMRPSIVLYDEPTTGIDPIMGDAINELILELHDKLKVTSIAVTHDMTSAYKIADRIAMLYQGEIIMAGTPQEIKNTNSPVVHQFVTGEAWGPITRDRPLNKHI from the coding sequence ATGATAGAGATAAAGAACTTAACTAAAAGCCTTCAGGGCCATAAGGTGCTGGATCGCCTTAATCTTACCGTTCAGACCGGTGAGACCATGGTTATTATTGGCAGAAGCGGTGTGGGTAAGAGCGTGTTGTTGAAGCATATAATCGGAATATTAAAGCCGGACTCCGGCCAGATCCTGATCGACGGTCAGGATATAACTACATTAGAAGGCAGAGAACTGAATAAAATAAGACTGAAGTTTGGGATGTTATTTCAAGGAGCAGCCCTTTTTGATTCATTAACCGTAGGAGAGAATGTAGGATTCCCGTTAGTCGAACACACTCTTCAGGGTGAAGAAAAAATAAACGAGCGTATCAAACAGTCACTTGAGCTTGTAGGATTGGTGGGCATAGAAGATTTAAAGCCCGCCGAGTTAAGCGGGGGGATGAAAAAAAGGGTGGGGCTTGCCAGGGCTATTTCGATGAGGCCTTCGATCGTTCTTTATGATGAACCTACCACTGGTATTGACCCAATTATGGGCGATGCCATAAATGAATTGATCTTAGAGTTACATGATAAATTAAAGGTTACTTCTATAGCAGTAACCCATGACATGACCAGCGCTTATAAAATAGCTGACAGGATAGCCATGCTCTATCAGGGTGAGATTATAATGGCTGGAACGCCCCAGGAGATAAAGAATACCAATAGTCCGGTGGTTCACCAATTTGTTACCGGAGAAGCTTGGGGGCCTATTACGCGGGATAGGCCGCTTAATAAACATATTTAA
- a CDS encoding MlaD family protein produces the protein MDKKRLELKVGIFVSIAIILFTMVVFSINDINVFLKKGYEIKTIFGFVNGIEVAAPVRLAGVTVGEVKEVKRFYDRELAKDQVEVLIWLRSDVKIKRDAEIYINMLGMLGEKYIEIFSSGSEQAGLLKNGDEIIGYDPIPIERLARINEENLVALHGLLTGSETKRSLKEILSNTKQITENLKEITDRINKGEGTLGRLVNDDRLYRNLEDFSKDIKAHPWKLLIKQKTKTTDDTKKKSTIRKKRRILR, from the coding sequence ATGGATAAAAAAAGATTGGAGTTAAAAGTAGGTATTTTTGTAAGCATTGCAATAATCCTTTTTACAATGGTGGTTTTTTCAATAAATGACATTAATGTTTTTCTGAAAAAAGGATATGAAATTAAAACAATATTTGGTTTTGTTAATGGAATTGAAGTTGCTGCGCCGGTAAGGCTGGCCGGAGTAACGGTTGGCGAGGTTAAAGAGGTCAAGAGATTTTATGACCGAGAATTGGCAAAGGACCAGGTGGAGGTCTTAATCTGGCTGCGAAGCGATGTTAAAATTAAAAGGGATGCGGAGATCTATATCAATATGCTGGGGATGCTTGGCGAAAAGTATATTGAAATTTTCTCTTCGGGAAGCGAGCAAGCAGGATTATTAAAAAACGGAGATGAGATCATCGGATACGACCCTATTCCGATAGAGAGGTTGGCCAGGATAAACGAGGAGAATTTAGTGGCTCTCCATGGGCTTCTTACCGGTTCTGAGACCAAAAGATCTCTAAAAGAGATTTTGAGCAACACTAAACAGATTACTGAAAACTTAAAGGAGATAACCGACAGAATAAATAAAGGCGAGGGGACTCTGGGCAGGTTAGTCAACGATGACAGATTATACCGGAATTTAGAGGACTTCTCCAAAGACATAAAAGCTCACCCCTGGAAATTACTGATTAAACAAAAAACCAAAACAACCGACGATACTAAAAAGAAAAGCACTATACGTAAAAAGAGAAGAATATTAAGGTAG